A window from Peromyscus eremicus chromosome 1, PerEre_H2_v1, whole genome shotgun sequence encodes these proteins:
- the LOC131904050 gene encoding vomeronasal type-1 receptor 4-like, giving the protein MNLKDLAIGTVLLLQSTVGILGNFSLLSYYLIHYYIQQTLRTKNLILTHLFTANSLIIVSKGVIMAIQVLGMKWLISDFGCKLLLYIQRLGRNMSIGTTCFLTVFQAITISPSDSCLKDLKAKAPKYIGLSIFLCWVLFMVINMIFPLYLSIKGNSKNLTHKRDLKYCSTVGLNEVTGSLYVAFCVIPEALLSVIIAWTGGSMIVILYRHKQRVQHIHSTHVSISASPESRATQSILVLVFTFLGFYALSSILQGWNALVYNDGWLLMNITDIISMCFPTLGPFIMNHNSVVYKFLFFCMRNRNIM; this is encoded by the coding sequence ATGAACCTCAAGGATTTGGCAATAGGAACAGTGTTGTTGCTTCAGAGCACAGTTGGAATTCTGGggaatttctctcttctttcctactACCTCATCCATTACTACATTCAACAGACATTAAGGACCAAGAATTTGATTCTCACACACCTGTTCACAGCCAACTCCTTGATCATTGTTTCTAAAGGAGTAATAATGGCAATACAGGTTTTGGGGATGAAGTGGCTTATCAGTGATTTTGGCTGCAAACTTCTTTTGTATATTCAAAGACTTGGCAGAAACATGTCCATTGGCACTACCTGTTTCTTGACTGTTTTTCAGGCCATCACCATCAGCCCTAGTGACTCCTGTTTGAAGGATCTGAAAGCGAAAGCTCCAAAGTACATTGGACTCTCCATTTTTCTCTGCTGGGTCTTGTTCATGGTAATTAATATGATTTTCCCTCTGTATCTGTCTATCAAAGGGAACAGCAAAAACCTGACACATAAAAGAGATTTGAAATATTGCTCCACTGTAGGTCTTAATGAAGTCACAGGCTCATTGTATGTAGCTTTCTGTGTAATCCCTGAAGCTTTGCTTTCTGTGATCATTGCCTGGACTGGTGGATCCATGATTGTCATTCTCTACAGGCACAAGCAACGGGTTCAACACATCCATAGCACTCATGTTTCCATCAGTGCATCCCCTGAGTCCAGAGCCACCCAGAGCATCCTGGTCCTCGTGTTCACTTTTCTAGGCTTTTATGCCCTCTCCTCCATCTTACAGGGTTGGAATGCTCTTGTTTATAATGATGGGTGGTTGCTAATGAACATCACAGACATCATTTCTATGTGCTTTCCCACATTAGGCCCCTTTATTATGAATCATAACTCTGTTGTATATAAATTCCTCTTTTTCTGCATGAGGAATCGAAATATCATGTAA